In a genomic window of Pelotomaculum thermopropionicum SI:
- the XerC gene encoding integrase, whose protein sequence is MAKKKVATVRKEVPDTWQEALQGFLFWKQAQGLAERTLTDYRKHVSQFFNRHPKAYNSKNLKSAVLEYMAQPVKPATFNLRLVNLKAFFDWCIQEGIFTDNPLAGFKRRKAEGRVVNIEEEKLARLLTLPNKETFAGLRDYALLLLTLDTGIRPKEAFSLLVDDINLRSLEVCIRSEIAKTRTTRTLPISPVTAQVIRELLQSRHPAWKNSTPVFCSSEGGKMTDLKWGDRLEVYSKQLGVWIRPYDLRHAFALQFLRNGGQPFALQRILGHTDLTMTKRYIALTQQDLREQHTVASPLNTLAPQKHRVRKIKK, encoded by the coding sequence ATGGCGAAAAAGAAAGTTGCTACCGTCAGAAAAGAAGTACCGGATACATGGCAGGAAGCGTTACAAGGGTTCCTTTTCTGGAAACAGGCTCAAGGATTAGCTGAAAGAACGCTTACCGATTACCGTAAACACGTTAGTCAATTTTTTAACCGCCACCCAAAAGCGTACAATTCCAAAAACCTGAAATCTGCTGTTCTGGAGTATATGGCACAGCCTGTCAAACCGGCGACATTTAATTTGCGGCTGGTCAACCTAAAGGCTTTCTTTGACTGGTGCATCCAGGAGGGCATCTTTACAGATAACCCATTGGCCGGCTTTAAACGCAGGAAGGCGGAAGGCCGGGTTGTCAACATAGAAGAAGAAAAATTAGCCCGTCTGCTTACCTTGCCGAACAAAGAAACATTTGCGGGACTGCGGGATTATGCTTTGTTGCTTCTCACGTTAGATACAGGTATTCGCCCGAAAGAAGCGTTTTCCTTGCTGGTGGACGACATCAACCTCCGTTCCCTGGAAGTGTGCATCCGTTCCGAAATCGCCAAAACCAGGACAACCAGGACGCTTCCCATATCCCCTGTAACGGCACAAGTCATCAGGGAATTATTGCAATCAAGACACCCTGCCTGGAAAAACAGCACCCCTGTGTTCTGCAGTTCAGAAGGAGGTAAAATGACGGATTTAAAGTGGGGGGATCGTCTGGAAGTTTATAGCAAGCAGCTAGGCGTATGGATTCGCCCTTATGATTTGCGTCATGCCTTCGCCTTGCAGTTCTTACGGAATGGCGGCCAACCCTTCGCACTGCAAAGAATCTTGGGGCATACAGACTTGACAATGACGAAGCGGTATATCGCACTTACCCAGCAGGACTTGCGTGAACAGCACACCGTTGCCTCCCCCTTAAACACGCTGGCACCCCAAAAGCACAGGGTTCGGAAAATAAAAAAGTAG
- a CDS encoding hypothetical membrane protein translates to MQCREARELLSPYLDGELDAATGDMVSAHLAGCPECRTEYNVLRELLNMFRGLPEVVPPSRISDRVINKIKLSSPPVRSTSRIAGIFRHLAGGRWHRAVALAAAVLVTAGITVLVYGPPGRWGGKDLILPGSTGYHNGSDINASGGINGEEDGAATGGFSSGSEISYRSGIAGNIMPGRPAAGTAGGAEPSLAESRPGPSGTEAGPSRHATGLPEQFDNPPERRLRGSSLLPLQTGTAADNQSMAVRGKTIQQQAAFSSAFGAGAQQKKIVRSAAVSLDAADPGGVAARIADIAVKSGGYLLSEESGERVVAVSVPAERFEQAVDSIRELGHAAVQRINEEDVTQIYYACEARLQELAAEEQRLLGEPVGADSASDGVQAAEVQLARVRQELELQKKLLGSLSSKTRYATIKVYLQ, encoded by the coding sequence ATGCAGTGCCGTGAAGCGAGGGAGTTGCTGTCCCCCTATCTCGACGGAGAGCTCGATGCGGCAACGGGAGATATGGTTTCCGCCCATCTGGCCGGCTGTCCGGAGTGCCGGACCGAGTACAATGTCCTCCGTGAGCTTTTAAACATGTTCAGAGGCCTGCCCGAAGTGGTTCCGCCCTCCCGGATCAGCGACAGGGTTATAAACAAAATCAAGCTTTCTTCACCCCCTGTTCGCAGTACGTCCAGAATTGCCGGCATTTTCAGGCATCTTGCCGGCGGGCGGTGGCATCGTGCCGTTGCCCTTGCTGCCGCGGTCCTTGTGACTGCAGGCATCACGGTATTGGTGTACGGGCCGCCGGGCCGCTGGGGAGGAAAAGACTTAATTTTGCCGGGGAGCACCGGCTATCATAATGGTAGTGATATTAATGCTTCGGGCGGTATAAACGGCGAAGAAGACGGGGCGGCCACCGGGGGTTTTTCTTCTGGCTCCGAAATTTCTTACCGTTCCGGCATTGCCGGCAATATAATGCCCGGCCGGCCTGCTGCAGGAACCGCTGGCGGTGCCGAACCGTCCCTAGCTGAGTCCCGGCCCGGGCCGTCCGGCACTGAAGCGGGCCCAAGCCGGCACGCAACGGGCTTGCCGGAACAGTTTGACAACCCGCCTGAAAGGCGCTTAAGGGGAAGCAGTTTACTGCCCTTGCAAACGGGTACTGCGGCTGATAACCAGAGCATGGCTGTCAGAGGAAAAACAATTCAACAGCAGGCCGCTTTCAGCTCTGCCTTTGGTGCTGGTGCACAGCAGAAAAAAATTGTTCGCAGTGCTGCCGTCAGTCTTGATGCTGCCGATCCGGGCGGGGTTGCGGCCAGGATAGCAGACATTGCCGTTAAAAGCGGAGGATACCTGCTAAGTGAAGAATCAGGTGAGAGGGTTGTTGCCGTAAGCGTGCCGGCAGAAAGGTTCGAGCAGGCGGTGGATTCAATACGGGAACTGGGGCATGCTGCGGTTCAGCGGATTAATGAAGAGGATGTTACGCAAATATATTATGCTTGCGAAGCCAGGCTGCAGGAACTGGCGGCCGAAGAGCAAAGGCTGCTTGGTGAGCCGGTCGGTGCAGATTCAGCATCGGATGGCGTTCAGGCGGCTGAAGTTCAGCTTGCCCGGGTGCGCCAGGAGCTTGAACTTCAAAAGAAACTGTTAGGCAGTTTATCAAGCAAAACCAGGTATGCTACCATTAAGGTTTACCTGCAGTAA
- the RpoE gene encoding DNA-directed RNA polymerase specialized sigma subunit, sigma24 homolog translates to MHPADEILVERSQNGDLEAFEMLVRRYENKVYTVAYRFLGNHADASDLAQEAFLRLYQALPRFRGESSFMTWLYRITANACRDELRRRQRNSTVSLDGENGLEHIQNYSLFSGYIPSPEDTVEKKELNELVQMCLNSISGEHRLILVMREIQGMTYDEISAVMNCSLGTVKSRLSRARRAFREKFNGLKELMELTSRQEKYGGI, encoded by the coding sequence ATGCATCCGGCCGATGAAATTCTTGTCGAAAGAAGCCAAAACGGCGACCTGGAGGCTTTTGAAATGCTGGTCCGCCGTTATGAAAATAAGGTATACACGGTGGCGTACCGTTTTTTAGGCAACCACGCCGATGCATCCGACCTGGCCCAGGAAGCCTTTCTGCGCCTGTATCAGGCCCTGCCCCGCTTTCGCGGCGAGTCCAGTTTTATGACCTGGCTTTACCGCATTACCGCCAATGCCTGCCGTGATGAACTGCGGCGCCGGCAGAGAAACAGCACGGTATCCTTAGACGGCGAAAACGGTCTTGAACATATTCAAAATTATTCCCTCTTTTCAGGATACATACCTTCCCCCGAAGACACAGTTGAAAAAAAAGAGCTTAATGAGCTTGTTCAGATGTGCCTGAACAGCATATCCGGGGAACATCGCCTGATTCTGGTAATGAGGGAGATCCAGGGCATGACTTACGATGAGATTTCCGCTGTAATGAATTGCTCCCTGGGTACGGTAAAGTCGCGCCTAAGCCGCGCCCGCCGGGCATTTAGGGAAAAATTTAACGGCCTCAAGGAACTCATGGAGCTAACCTCACGTCAAGAGAAATATGGAGGGATTTGA